A stretch of Acidobacteriota bacterium DNA encodes these proteins:
- a CDS encoding WD40 repeat domain-containing protein — MLMRRLTPFLCSLWLLMGWFTIAGFAQTSTKPVSSQSKPPIRQKTPPSPTAGWANLTTLKVLSRPAFEFPTLSDDSVAAALSPDGTWLAVNYQNTAIRLWNLKTGAPGLELKGHSDMILAVAFSLDGTWLASGSRDTTIKLWNLTTGKEVATLTGHPGDVSSVAFSPDGKLLASAGFGTPWRLWNLSDHQQIGLFDGHIDSIFGLTFSPDGRWVATAGRDKTVKVWDVAKRRIKATFEGHTFWVQAVAFSPDGSLLASASGDGTVRLWNLAKNKPETTLPGQGVGLVAVTFSPDGSWLAVGGGDASVRLWKIATRQSVQPPVRHTGPVRSVFFSPDGTFLITASDDQQVKCWPIEF, encoded by the coding sequence ATGTTGATGCGGCGTCTGACTCCATTTTTGTGTTCACTCTGGCTCCTGATGGGCTGGTTCACAATTGCCGGGTTTGCGCAGACCTCCACAAAACCCGTTTCCTCCCAATCGAAACCACCAATTCGCCAGAAAACACCTCCCTCACCGACAGCCGGGTGGGCAAACCTGACCACACTCAAGGTACTGTCACGCCCCGCGTTTGAATTTCCGACGCTGTCAGATGATTCGGTGGCCGCCGCACTTTCCCCAGATGGCACCTGGCTGGCTGTCAATTACCAGAATACTGCCATTCGGCTTTGGAATTTGAAGACTGGCGCTCCAGGGTTGGAACTCAAAGGCCATTCCGACATGATTTTGGCAGTGGCTTTTTCTCTGGATGGCACCTGGCTGGCGTCTGGAAGTCGTGACACCACCATCAAACTCTGGAATCTTACCACTGGCAAAGAAGTCGCCACACTCACGGGACATCCCGGAGATGTCAGCAGCGTCGCCTTTTCCCCAGACGGGAAATTGCTGGCATCAGCCGGATTTGGCACTCCCTGGCGACTCTGGAACCTCAGCGACCATCAACAGATTGGGCTGTTTGATGGACATATTGACTCGATCTTTGGATTGACATTCTCGCCGGATGGACGATGGGTGGCCACGGCTGGACGCGATAAAACAGTCAAAGTGTGGGATGTCGCCAAACGCCGAATCAAAGCCACCTTTGAAGGCCACACCTTTTGGGTTCAGGCAGTGGCGTTTTCTCCGGATGGAAGCTTGCTGGCATCAGCCAGTGGCGACGGCACGGTTCGTCTGTGGAATCTCGCCAAAAACAAACCGGAAACCACACTTCCCGGCCAGGGCGTGGGACTGGTGGCCGTGACATTTTCACCGGATGGAAGCTGGCTGGCGGTCGGCGGCGGAGATGCCTCAGTTCGATTGTGGAAAATCGCCACCCGACAGTCGGTCCAGCCGCCAGTTCGCCACACGGGACCGGTTCGAAGCGTCTTTTTTTCCCCGGATGGCACATTCTTAATCACCGCCAGCGATGATCAGCAGGTAAAATGCTGGCCGATTGAATTTTAG
- the lipA gene encoding lipoyl synthase: MERRTFKRREIRPEPKPEWLKIRLTARETFQEVSQMVNDLTLNTVCQEARCPNIFECFSNRTATFMLLGDICTRHCGFCAVSKGKPRLVDPTEPRHVAEAVARLGLQHAVVTSVNRDDLPDGGAHQFVATIREIRNLIPTCKVEVLIPDFQGNWEALEIVLDARPDVLNHNTETVKALYKRVRPDAHYAQSMELLERAAARRSSEFPLLTKSGIMCGLGESREELLETIRDLRQVDCDILTLGQYLRPSLRHLPVERFYPPDEFAELKQIALEMGFRYVESGPLVRSSYHAHQHRPEETGEVAATALTAVSPDPAPQLVTLGVIRHSS, encoded by the coding sequence ATGGAACGAAGAACCTTTAAACGACGTGAAATCCGACCTGAGCCCAAACCCGAGTGGTTAAAAATTCGCCTGACGGCCCGCGAGACATTTCAGGAAGTGAGCCAGATGGTCAACGACCTGACGCTCAACACGGTCTGTCAGGAAGCCCGGTGCCCCAACATTTTCGAGTGTTTTTCCAATCGAACCGCGACCTTTATGCTCCTTGGCGACATTTGTACCCGCCACTGTGGGTTCTGCGCGGTCTCAAAAGGGAAGCCCCGGCTGGTGGATCCGACTGAACCACGCCACGTTGCCGAAGCCGTCGCGCGACTTGGGTTACAGCATGCCGTGGTCACCTCAGTCAATCGAGATGACCTCCCCGACGGCGGCGCCCACCAGTTTGTCGCCACCATTCGTGAAATCAGAAATCTAATTCCCACCTGCAAAGTCGAAGTCTTGATCCCGGATTTTCAAGGTAACTGGGAGGCACTTGAGATTGTGCTGGATGCCCGCCCCGATGTGCTCAACCACAACACGGAAACGGTCAAGGCCCTGTATAAGCGCGTTCGTCCAGATGCTCACTATGCCCAATCCATGGAACTCCTTGAGCGTGCTGCTGCTCGACGTTCATCTGAATTTCCGCTGCTGACCAAGTCAGGAATTATGTGCGGCCTGGGTGAGTCTCGTGAGGAATTGCTGGAGACAATTCGGGATCTCCGTCAGGTGGATTGCGATATTTTGACGCTCGGTCAGTACCTGCGCCCAAGCCTGCGCCACTTGCCGGTTGAACGATTTTACCCACCTGATGAATTTGCCGAACTCAAGCAAATCGCTTTGGAGATGGGGTTCCGGTATGTAGAATCAGGTCCGCTCGTTCGCAGTTCCTATCACGCGCATCAACATCGGCCTGAAGAAACCGGCGAAGTTGCCGCAACGGCTCTGACCGCTGTGTCTCCTGACCCAGCACCACAACTGGTGACACTGGGGGTCATTCGGCATTCCTCGTAA
- a CDS encoding FAD-dependent oxidoreductase — MEVAVIGAGLAGLTTAYELKQQGIGCEVIEKSRTVGGRMNSRRVADCVIDDGAQYFTVKTPEFAAFLRQIGLADRLHRLSAPVVAYPFSYLDEALAAALEEEDQMASSGLEYPFRYSFAEGMDALPTALAEQLDPEHLNLQTYAEGIRWNEDQQVWDLHTRGDNTTLGGQISARSVVISLPAPQAAQLLKRSFPLPAPLTELAEALDQVTYHPCLTVLLRMIRDYQLQSIGGLRAEDHAHPIGWMAWVERLVPNRVPESETGLVIQLTPHTSERAMELPDDQILSATIGSLEQEFGMSLPTVRWIHIKRWRFANPTGATLDPALREAAEKLGIYLCGDYLERGRVESAFWSGRNLSRRIVEMTR, encoded by the coding sequence ATGGAAGTTGCCGTCATCGGCGCTGGGTTAGCTGGTCTAACCACTGCCTATGAATTAAAACAACAGGGTATTGGCTGTGAAGTCATCGAAAAGAGCCGCACCGTAGGGGGCCGGATGAACTCCCGTCGAGTGGCGGACTGTGTCATTGATGATGGGGCGCAGTATTTCACGGTCAAAACCCCTGAGTTTGCCGCGTTTTTGCGCCAGATCGGGCTGGCTGACCGGCTTCATCGGCTGTCGGCGCCGGTGGTGGCATATCCTTTTTCCTACCTGGACGAAGCCCTGGCTGCCGCGCTTGAAGAAGAAGATCAGATGGCCAGTTCTGGGCTTGAATATCCGTTTCGGTACAGCTTTGCCGAAGGGATGGATGCGTTGCCGACCGCCCTGGCCGAACAGTTGGATCCAGAGCATCTGAACCTCCAAACCTATGCTGAAGGCATCCGCTGGAATGAAGACCAGCAGGTGTGGGACCTCCATACCAGGGGTGATAACACCACGCTCGGCGGCCAAATCAGCGCCCGGTCAGTCGTGATTTCCTTGCCAGCACCTCAGGCCGCGCAGTTGCTCAAGCGGAGTTTTCCACTCCCGGCACCCCTGACTGAACTGGCCGAAGCCCTGGACCAGGTGACGTATCACCCCTGTTTGACGGTGCTTTTGCGGATGATTCGGGATTACCAACTTCAAAGTATCGGCGGTTTACGAGCTGAGGATCATGCCCATCCGATTGGCTGGATGGCCTGGGTCGAGCGCCTGGTGCCAAACCGGGTTCCAGAATCCGAAACTGGACTTGTCATCCAACTCACGCCACACACCAGTGAACGGGCCATGGAATTACCAGATGATCAAATTCTGAGCGCCACCATTGGTTCATTGGAACAGGAATTTGGAATGAGTTTGCCCACCGTTCGCTGGATTCATATCAAACGCTGGCGATTTGCCAATCCGACCGGTGCCACCCTGGATCCAGCCCTACGCGAGGCGGCTGAAAAACTTGGTATCTATCTGTGTGGCGATTATTTAGAGCGGGGAAGAGTTGAGTCGGCATTTTGGTCAGGCAGGAATTTGAGCCGGCGGATTGTTGAAATGACAAGGTGA